The DNA region AACGGCGCATGTATTTGCCGTACAGCGGATGCCGCACCTGCCGGTCGATTCTTACCGTCACCGTCTTGTCCCGCTTGTCGCTGACCACCTGGCCGGTTAGCGTGCGCTGGACGTGGCTCTCTGCTTTCGTTTCGTTCATTAGGGCGTGCCGCCTGCCGCCGACACACTGCCGGATGCGGCACGCTCGGTCATTATGGTCTTGATGCGCGCGATATCGCGGCGCAGCTTCGCGAACTGATCATGTCGGGGCGCCTGGCCCAGTCCCCGCTGCATGCGCAGATTGAACTGCG from Gammaproteobacteria bacterium includes:
- the rpsQ gene encoding 30S ribosomal protein S17 produces the protein MNETKAESHVQRTLTGQVVSDKRDKTVTVRIDRQVRHPLYGKYMRRSSKLHVHDERNESKLGDKVSITQCRPFSKTKAWKLVQVLDRNSQ
- the rpmC gene encoding 50S ribosomal protein L29 gives rise to the protein MKVSELRQKSASDLDKELLALLRAQFNLRMQRGLGQAPRHDQFAKLRRDIARIKTIMTERAASGSVSAAGGTP